One genomic region from Gemmatimonadota bacterium encodes:
- a CDS encoding branched-chain amino acid transaminase — MSTQIAESKFIWKDGTLIPWKDATLHVLSTVVQFGTSVFEGIRCYETPRGPAIFRLDAHIRRLVESARIYRMPSRWDASQIAQACVDVVRENELRSCYVRPMILRGYGAAGLNPAASPVETWVPAFAWGTYLGAGALEKGVDVCVSSWHRAAPNTFPMAAKAGGHYVNAQLIKMEALQNGYAEGIALGPSGLVSEGSGQNLFLVRDGVLITPVLDGTSLRGITRHAIIVLAREMGLEVKEQLVPREALYAAEEMFFTGTAAEVTPITSVDRITIGDGSAGELTLKIQRRFMEVVTGQADDRWGWLTHVG, encoded by the coding sequence ATGTCGACGCAGATCGCGGAGTCGAAGTTCATCTGGAAGGACGGTACCCTGATCCCCTGGAAGGATGCCACGCTGCACGTCCTGTCCACGGTGGTCCAGTTCGGCACGTCCGTCTTCGAGGGGATCCGCTGTTACGAGACCCCGCGCGGCCCCGCGATCTTCCGGCTCGACGCCCACATCCGGCGGCTCGTGGAGTCGGCGCGCATCTACCGGATGCCGTCGCGCTGGGACGCTTCCCAGATCGCCCAGGCGTGCGTGGACGTGGTCCGTGAGAACGAGCTGCGCAGCTGCTATGTCCGTCCCATGATCCTGCGGGGATACGGTGCGGCGGGGCTGAACCCGGCCGCCAGCCCGGTCGAGACCTGGGTGCCGGCGTTCGCCTGGGGGACCTATCTCGGCGCCGGTGCGCTGGAGAAGGGCGTGGACGTGTGCGTCTCCTCCTGGCACCGCGCGGCGCCCAACACGTTCCCCATGGCCGCCAAGGCCGGTGGCCACTATGTGAACGCGCAGCTCATCAAGATGGAGGCGCTCCAGAACGGCTACGCAGAAGGGATCGCACTCGGCCCGAGCGGCCTCGTCAGCGAAGGCAGCGGACAGAACCTGTTCCTGGTGCGCGACGGGGTGCTCATCACGCCGGTGCTGGACGGCACGTCGCTGCGTGGCATCACGCGTCACGCGATCATCGTGCTGGCGCGCGAGATGGGGCTCGAGGTGAAGGAGCAGCTGGTTCCGCGCGAAGCGCTGTATGCCGCGGAGGAGATGTTCTTCACGGGGACCGCCGCGGAGGTCACGCCCATCACCAGCGTCGACCGCATCACGATCGGCGACGGAAGCGCCGGTGAGCTCACCCTGAAGATCCAGCGGCGCTTCATGGAGGTCGTGACCGGCCAGGCCGACGATCGCTGGGGGTGGCTCACGCACGTCGGGTGA